In Dysgonomonadaceae bacterium zrk40, one genomic interval encodes:
- a CDS encoding DUF4982 domain-containing protein — MYPIINISLRYLKRTTFVWTIFTGLTALILLPSCIRDAKTETASREVISLNDHWQFFRYEDAADTDALIYDLRPDISEAGEYLVADAKPTEAVEVGSSAEILKSWILPTANPFIAEPADRYTRPEGESPGKNFPFVQPDFDDSRWEIVNLPHDWAIEGPFYEGDEPIVGGGMGRLPVQGVAWYRKKLDISSEERGKSIFLEVEGAMSYAMVWLNGTLVGGWPYGYNSWQLDLTPHLRYGEENQLAIRLDNPNHSSRWYPGAGIYRNVWLIKTHQLHIAQWGTYVTTKEVSPSSAMVDLEVTVDNDSESVASLVIETDIYELDSLGMKGDKPATSFHDIEITLEAGESGKEKLSTVMKNPKLWGPKPTQTPHLYRAITTLKQNGRMLDRYETTFGIRELQFDPEQGLLVNGQVIKLQGVNQHHDLGALGAAFNRHAAERQLELLQEMGCNAIRMAHNPPSPELLELTDRMGFLVVNEIFDSWERKKTPHDFHLIFPEWAEADTRSFVRRDRNHPSVIMWSYGNEVGEQYTAEEGAALAERLNRIVKEEDPTRPTTLSMNYAKPDMPFPRVADQIGLNYQGEGIRQEPEFEGTDRIRTVPQYDHFHAAYPEKMIFGSEVASSFSSRGIYLFPVTGESTSPVREGRGGDSKRAQVSSYELYAVDFGSSPDKVFLMQDQHPFVAGGFVWTGWDHLGEPTPYYSSRSSYCGIIDLAGFKKDRFYLYQSRWRPEQPMVHILPHWNWPGREGEITPVHLFTSGDEAELFLNGRSLGRKEKGEFEYRLRWDDVRYEPGELKAIAYKNGEKWAEAMITTTEEPVSLQLVADRSRITADGKDLAFVTLTVTDRKGRPVPDAVLPIHFTIEGAGDIVATDNGNPADMTPFHSPDRATFSGMCLAIVKGKAGDPGSITIRAASPGLKESKIKLMTE; from the coding sequence ATGTACCCAATCATCAACATCTCCCTGAGATATCTTAAGCGAACGACCTTTGTATGGACCATTTTCACGGGTTTGACCGCTTTGATCCTTCTTCCCTCATGCATACGCGATGCCAAAACGGAAACAGCCTCGCGGGAGGTCATCTCCCTGAATGATCACTGGCAATTCTTCCGTTATGAGGATGCTGCTGATACGGACGCACTGATATATGATCTCCGCCCCGATATCTCAGAAGCAGGTGAGTATCTGGTTGCCGATGCCAAACCGACGGAAGCAGTGGAGGTTGGAAGTTCCGCAGAGATATTGAAATCGTGGATCCTGCCAACGGCCAACCCTTTTATTGCAGAACCCGCTGACCGGTACACCAGGCCTGAAGGGGAATCACCCGGTAAGAATTTCCCTTTTGTGCAACCCGATTTTGACGACTCCCGCTGGGAGATCGTGAATCTTCCGCACGACTGGGCCATTGAGGGGCCTTTTTACGAAGGGGATGAACCGATTGTGGGCGGCGGCATGGGTCGGTTGCCGGTGCAGGGAGTGGCCTGGTATCGGAAAAAACTCGATATCTCTTCTGAAGAGAGAGGCAAATCGATCTTTCTGGAGGTGGAGGGTGCCATGTCCTACGCCATGGTCTGGCTCAACGGAACGCTGGTGGGCGGCTGGCCCTACGGCTACAATTCCTGGCAGCTCGATCTCACGCCCCATCTACGTTATGGAGAAGAGAACCAGCTGGCCATCCGTCTCGACAATCCCAACCACTCCTCCCGCTGGTATCCGGGAGCTGGGATATACAGAAACGTATGGCTGATCAAAACTCACCAGTTACACATTGCTCAATGGGGGACCTATGTGACCACGAAAGAAGTCTCCCCCTCCTCAGCGATGGTCGACCTGGAGGTGACGGTCGACAACGATTCAGAGTCAGTAGCTTCTCTCGTGATAGAAACTGACATCTACGAGCTGGACAGCCTCGGGATGAAAGGGGATAAACCGGCTACCTCCTTCCATGATATTGAAATCACGCTGGAAGCGGGTGAAAGCGGTAAAGAGAAACTCTCCACCGTGATGAAGAACCCAAAGCTGTGGGGTCCAAAGCCTACCCAGACACCTCACCTATACCGGGCCATCACCACCTTGAAACAAAATGGCAGGATGTTGGACCGTTACGAAACCACCTTCGGCATCCGTGAGCTGCAGTTTGATCCGGAACAGGGACTGTTGGTAAACGGTCAGGTGATCAAGCTGCAGGGAGTCAACCAACACCACGACCTCGGTGCGCTGGGTGCGGCCTTCAACCGACATGCCGCCGAGCGGCAGCTTGAGTTGTTGCAGGAGATGGGCTGCAACGCCATCCGCATGGCACACAACCCGCCATCACCGGAGTTACTGGAGCTGACCGACAGGATGGGATTCCTGGTGGTGAACGAAATCTTCGACTCGTGGGAAAGGAAAAAAACACCCCACGACTTTCACCTAATCTTCCCGGAGTGGGCCGAAGCAGATACCCGCTCGTTCGTGCGGCGCGACAGAAACCACCCGTCAGTGATCATGTGGAGCTACGGCAACGAAGTGGGTGAACAGTACACGGCTGAAGAGGGAGCAGCACTTGCAGAACGTCTGAACAGGATCGTCAAGGAGGAGGATCCAACACGACCCACCACACTCTCAATGAACTATGCCAAACCGGATATGCCCTTCCCGCGTGTGGCCGATCAGATCGGTCTGAACTACCAGGGTGAGGGTATTCGCCAGGAACCTGAATTTGAGGGTACCGACCGGATTCGAACAGTACCGCAGTATGACCACTTCCATGCCGCTTACCCGGAAAAGATGATTTTTGGCAGCGAAGTAGCCTCCTCGTTCAGCAGCCGTGGCATCTACCTCTTTCCGGTTACCGGTGAGAGCACCTCCCCCGTGAGAGAGGGCAGAGGGGGTGACTCGAAGAGGGCACAGGTGAGCAGCTATGAGCTTTATGCGGTGGACTTCGGCTCATCACCCGACAAGGTGTTCCTGATGCAGGATCAGCATCCCTTTGTGGCAGGAGGGTTCGTATGGACCGGCTGGGACCACTTGGGAGAACCCACCCCCTACTACTCCTCCCGCAGCTCCTATTGCGGCATCATCGACCTGGCCGGTTTCAAGAAAGACCGGTTCTATCTCTACCAGTCTCGCTGGCGACCTGAGCAGCCGATGGTGCATATCCTGCCCCATTGGAACTGGCCCGGTAGAGAGGGAGAGATCACCCCGGTCCATCTCTTTACCTCCGGTGATGAGGCTGAACTTTTCCTGAATGGCCGGTCGCTCGGTCGAAAGGAAAAGGGTGAATTTGAATACCGGCTCCGTTGGGATGATGTGCGCTATGAGCCGGGAGAACTGAAGGCGATTGCCTACAAAAACGGGGAGAAATGGGCGGAAGCGATGATCACAACTACTGAGGAGCCTGTCTCATTGCAGCTGGTGGCAGACAGAAGCAGGATTACCGCTGACGGGAAGGATCTCGCTTTTGTCACCCTCACGGTGACCGACCGGAAGGGACGCCCGGTGCCGGATGCGGTCCTGCCCATCCATTTCACCATTGAGGGAGCTGGTGATATAGTGGCTACCGACAACGGCAATCCGGCCGACATGACTCCCTTCCATTCACCCGACAGGGCAACTTTTAGCGGGATGTGCCTCGCCATTGTAAAAGGAAAAGCCGGTGATCCCGGAAGCATTACCATCAGGGCTGCCTCTCCGGGATTGAAAGAGAGCAAGATTAAGCTGATGACTGAATAA
- a CDS encoding family 43 glycosylhydrolase yields the protein MKKMTIIIMLLLLAGNRLGYAQHSIPPQRPIIQTKYTADPAPLVYNDTVFLYTSHDEDDAMGFKMQDWLLYSSTDMVNWTEHGAVASLKDFAWVPYDNGAWAVQCIERNGKFYLYCPMPGNVGIGVLVADSPYGPFKDPIGKPLIKNSNHDIDPTVMIDDDGQAYMYWGNPKVYYVKLNEDMISYSGEIMQDPTTPANYQEGPWVWKRNGLYYMAYASTCCPEGIGYAMSSKPTGAWEYKGMIIDASELSRGNHPGIIEYKGKSYVFGHSYDLLKQITPKFYERRSVDMDEMYYNSDGTIRNRHYFSVEGPEQVATLNPYVRVEAETMAWSEGVKTRFKTEWEGDFDWARGKRIADRQFVTAIQNGDYIKVQGVNLADGAKLVEVSVSPIYGGAIEIRIDGIDGPLIATVEVNKTSQSGLWETFTAAVKEVGGVHDLYFVFRGEKDLFDFDWWQMK from the coding sequence ATGAAAAAAATGACAATCATCATCATGCTCCTGCTGTTAGCAGGAAACAGACTGGGCTACGCACAACATAGTATTCCACCCCAGCGCCCCATCATCCAGACAAAGTATACCGCCGATCCGGCGCCACTGGTGTATAATGACACGGTGTTTCTTTACACCAGTCACGACGAGGATGACGCCATGGGCTTCAAAATGCAGGACTGGCTGCTCTACTCCTCTACCGACATGGTCAACTGGACCGAACATGGTGCGGTAGCCTCTCTTAAGGATTTTGCATGGGTTCCCTACGACAACGGTGCCTGGGCGGTACAATGCATTGAACGCAATGGGAAGTTCTATCTCTACTGTCCCATGCCCGGAAATGTGGGCATTGGCGTTTTGGTAGCCGATAGTCCTTATGGGCCCTTCAAAGACCCAATTGGCAAGCCGTTAATCAAAAACAGCAATCACGACATCGACCCCACCGTGATGATAGACGATGATGGCCAGGCCTACATGTACTGGGGAAATCCAAAAGTCTATTATGTAAAGCTGAATGAAGACATGATCTCCTATTCCGGAGAGATCATGCAGGATCCCACCACCCCTGCAAACTACCAGGAGGGGCCCTGGGTCTGGAAACGCAATGGGTTGTATTACATGGCCTACGCTTCCACCTGCTGTCCCGAGGGAATCGGCTACGCCATGAGCAGCAAGCCCACCGGAGCATGGGAATACAAAGGAATGATCATTGATGCCTCGGAGCTGAGCCGCGGAAATCACCCGGGAATCATTGAATACAAAGGGAAGTCCTATGTATTTGGGCATAGTTACGATCTGTTGAAACAGATCACTCCCAAGTTCTATGAGCGTCGCTCGGTGGATATGGATGAGATGTACTACAACTCTGATGGTACCATCCGGAACAGGCATTATTTCTCGGTTGAAGGTCCTGAGCAGGTGGCCACACTGAACCCCTATGTTCGCGTTGAAGCGGAGACCATGGCCTGGAGTGAAGGGGTTAAAACCAGGTTTAAAACGGAATGGGAAGGCGATTTCGACTGGGCCCGGGGAAAGAGGATCGCCGACCGACAGTTTGTAACGGCCATTCAAAATGGTGATTACATTAAAGTACAAGGTGTCAATCTGGCTGACGGAGCCAAATTAGTGGAAGTGAGCGTTTCACCCATCTACGGTGGAGCAATTGAAATCCGTATTGACGGAATTGACGGCCCCCTGATTGCTACTGTTGAGGTGAATAAAACAAGTCAATCCGGACTTTGGGAAACCTTCACTGCCGCTGTCAAAGAAGTTGGAGGGGTACATGATCTTTACTTTGTTTTTAGAGGAGAAAAAGATCTGTTCGACTTCGATTGGTGGCAAATGAAATGA